Proteins co-encoded in one Mycobacterium mantenii genomic window:
- a CDS encoding dihydrodipicolinate synthase family protein: protein MLTAQDYKGVYGILATPAKRGADRWDATDTVDLDETARLTDQMIQDGCAGLLALGTTGECATLTEAEFQAFTDCFLSTVNKRVPAFVGATTLGTHDTVRRMRFLTDRGADGTMLGLPMWQACTETQAVKFYASISQAFPDTAIMVYANQYAFRFGFPPSFWGRVAEAAPTVTSAKFASPVSYLDCLAAVNGKINFLPIDMMALGFAQQAPDALTALWATAASMGPQPCVALMQAIEAKDLDRAGDIAKDIFWANETFIPNGDFEVFSQFNLQLEKIRFNESGYCKAGPIRPPYNDVPEEYAAGARECGRRWAELVKKYSSGAS from the coding sequence ATGCTGACAGCCCAAGACTACAAAGGCGTTTACGGGATCTTGGCGACTCCCGCCAAGCGGGGTGCGGACCGATGGGACGCGACCGACACCGTCGATCTCGACGAAACCGCGCGCCTGACCGATCAAATGATCCAAGATGGCTGCGCCGGACTGCTGGCGCTGGGGACTACGGGCGAGTGTGCCACCCTGACCGAGGCTGAGTTCCAGGCCTTCACCGATTGCTTCTTGTCCACCGTCAACAAGAGGGTGCCCGCCTTCGTCGGTGCCACGACCCTCGGTACACACGACACCGTACGTCGGATGCGGTTCCTGACTGACCGTGGCGCCGACGGCACAATGCTGGGGCTGCCGATGTGGCAGGCGTGCACTGAGACACAGGCGGTCAAGTTTTACGCCTCGATCTCCCAGGCGTTCCCCGACACCGCGATCATGGTCTACGCCAACCAGTACGCGTTCCGCTTCGGCTTCCCGCCGTCGTTCTGGGGCCGGGTCGCGGAAGCTGCGCCGACGGTCACCAGCGCGAAATTCGCCAGCCCGGTCTCATATCTCGACTGTCTGGCAGCGGTGAACGGCAAGATCAACTTTTTGCCGATCGACATGATGGCGCTGGGTTTCGCGCAGCAGGCACCGGATGCTTTGACCGCGCTGTGGGCCACCGCCGCCAGCATGGGGCCGCAGCCGTGTGTGGCGCTGATGCAGGCGATCGAGGCGAAGGACCTGGACCGGGCCGGGGACATCGCCAAGGACATTTTCTGGGCGAACGAGACATTCATCCCGAACGGTGACTTCGAGGTGTTCTCGCAATTCAACCTCCAGCTCGAAAAGATCCGATTCAACGAGTCCGGGTACTGCAAGGCGGGCCCGATTCGTCCGCCCTACAACGATGTTCCGGAGGAGTATGCCGCCGGTGCCCGCGAGTGCGGCCGCCGCTGGGCCGAGCTGGTGAAGAAGTATTCGTCCGGCGCGAGCTGA
- a CDS encoding DUF445 domain-containing protein: protein MYISIPLGGALVGWATKILALKMMFYPVEFKGIKPYLGWQGQIPRRAPKMAGVAVDSLTADILQPEELFDRIDPDELVAELGEPLRAAATELVDTMMMSFQAELWRATPDQVKDLIVASVEGRIPPAARDMFEEFRGQVDQIFDIKHMVVTNLVRDKKTLNNLFQDIGRNAFKFLVRAGLWFGLFIGVVQMVVFGITGWHFALPLFGLLTGGLTDYVALQMIFRPLKRRTVLPGIKWQGVFQATRDEVIRGYSALLAREIFTPKAIMESLLTGPMSDKFFDVIQNEISRTIDKQLGFGVRIINAVGGRQYQQMKQQVADSIVERLPQTSAYIEQYAADRLDLEKTMIEKMSLLDAQSFENLLRPAFKDDEWIIVVVGAALGFLFGELQSQMILLLAK from the coding sequence GTGTATATCTCGATTCCGCTCGGCGGCGCGCTGGTGGGCTGGGCGACGAAGATTCTCGCCCTGAAAATGATGTTTTACCCGGTCGAGTTCAAAGGGATCAAGCCCTACCTCGGCTGGCAGGGCCAGATCCCGAGGCGCGCGCCGAAAATGGCCGGCGTTGCTGTGGATTCGCTCACCGCGGACATTCTCCAGCCCGAGGAGTTGTTCGATCGAATCGATCCCGACGAACTCGTTGCCGAGCTCGGTGAACCACTGCGCGCCGCTGCCACGGAACTCGTCGACACCATGATGATGTCGTTTCAGGCAGAGCTTTGGCGGGCGACCCCCGACCAGGTGAAGGACTTGATCGTCGCCAGTGTGGAAGGCCGGATCCCGCCCGCCGCGCGTGACATGTTCGAGGAATTCCGCGGCCAGGTCGACCAGATCTTCGACATCAAGCACATGGTGGTCACCAACCTCGTCCGCGACAAGAAGACCCTGAACAACCTCTTCCAGGACATCGGGCGAAACGCCTTCAAGTTTTTGGTCAGGGCGGGGCTGTGGTTCGGTCTCTTTATCGGCGTCGTCCAAATGGTCGTGTTCGGCATTACCGGCTGGCATTTCGCGCTGCCGTTATTCGGTCTGCTGACTGGCGGGCTCACCGACTATGTCGCGCTGCAGATGATCTTCAGACCGCTGAAACGGCGCACCGTCTTGCCCGGCATCAAGTGGCAGGGCGTGTTCCAGGCCACCCGTGATGAGGTCATTCGGGGCTATTCTGCGCTGTTGGCCAGGGAGATCTTCACGCCCAAGGCCATCATGGAAAGCTTGCTCACGGGTCCGATGTCGGACAAATTCTTCGACGTCATCCAGAACGAGATAAGCCGCACCATCGACAAGCAACTGGGTTTCGGTGTCCGCATCATCAATGCCGTCGGCGGCCGACAGTACCAGCAGATGAAGCAACAGGTCGCTGACTCGATCGTCGAGCGGCTGCCCCAGACTTCTGCCTATATAGAGCAGTACGCTGCAGACCGGCTCGACCTGGAGAAGACCATGATCGAGAAGATGAGCCTGTTGGACGCGCAGTCTTTTGAGAACCTGCTGAGGCCGGCGTTCAAAGATGACGAGTGGATCATCGTCGTGGTCGGTGCAGCGCTCGGATTCTTGTTCGGCGAACTGCAGTCGCAGATGATTCTCCTGCTTGCTAAGTAG
- a CDS encoding GntR family transcriptional regulator: MAAEYIRAGVVSWRLGPGAKVDQDQIADALGISRLPIREALIELTAKGFVESIPRRGAFVVKLTEQDIEDHFEVIGLLFGLTARRAANQISEAQLRELQELHYQCTTTQDPSKRLALSFDFYRRINRIGTSDRLLLTLRFLALALPNDFYFNTPRWPATETVYRERVLAAIESHDEEAAAKATEEHLHMAAKVTIEDLRARGYWSDSSKVTEAAS; the protein is encoded by the coding sequence ATGGCAGCCGAGTACATTCGCGCCGGCGTCGTGTCTTGGCGGCTTGGACCGGGCGCCAAAGTGGATCAGGACCAGATCGCCGATGCTCTCGGCATTAGCCGGCTGCCGATCCGAGAGGCGTTGATCGAACTCACCGCGAAGGGGTTCGTCGAGTCGATCCCCCGGCGCGGCGCATTCGTTGTCAAGCTCACTGAGCAGGACATCGAGGACCACTTCGAGGTGATAGGCCTTCTGTTCGGACTCACCGCGCGACGGGCGGCCAATCAGATCAGCGAAGCGCAGTTGCGTGAGCTGCAGGAACTGCACTATCAGTGCACTACGACGCAAGACCCGTCGAAGCGGCTGGCGCTGAGCTTCGACTTCTACCGCCGGATCAACCGCATCGGAACGTCTGACCGGTTGCTCCTGACGCTTCGGTTCTTGGCGCTGGCGCTGCCGAACGACTTCTACTTCAACACCCCTCGGTGGCCCGCGACGGAGACGGTGTACCGCGAGCGTGTCCTCGCGGCGATCGAAAGCCACGACGAGGAAGCGGCGGCCAAAGCGACCGAGGAGCACCTGCACATGGCCGCCAAGGTGACCATCGAGGACCTTCGCGCGCGAGGCTATTGGTCGGACTCGAGCAAAGTGACGGAAGCCGCCAGCTGA
- a CDS encoding cupin domain-containing protein — protein MTAPPDMPKLPDDENVVFDFLGKINPENLPSMVFKLSELQQFDQEKPTVVLGYAAGQIGVVVWNLEPGQENDYHMHPSTEHIHIIIEGECEYTLGDEQPVITRAGDAIMVPAKVAHGIRNISDKRASYVAVTSPGPYEKIRVERPGK, from the coding sequence GTGACCGCACCGCCCGACATGCCGAAGCTGCCCGATGACGAGAACGTCGTCTTCGACTTCCTCGGCAAGATCAACCCCGAGAACCTGCCGAGCATGGTCTTCAAGCTCTCCGAACTGCAGCAGTTCGACCAGGAAAAGCCCACGGTTGTCCTCGGGTATGCCGCCGGCCAGATCGGCGTGGTGGTGTGGAACCTGGAGCCGGGGCAGGAGAACGATTACCACATGCACCCGAGCACGGAGCACATACACATCATCATCGAGGGTGAGTGCGAGTACACGCTCGGCGATGAGCAACCCGTCATCACCCGGGCCGGCGACGCGATCATGGTCCCGGCCAAGGTCGCGCACGGAATCCGCAACATCAGTGACAAGCGCGCGTCCTACGTCGCGGTCACCAGCCCGGGGCCGTACGAGAAAATCCGCGTCGAGCGACCGGGCAAGTGA
- a CDS encoding FAD-dependent monooxygenase has protein sequence MHDHECDVAVIGGGLAGAAAALAFSREGCSVRLFERRDLARDPNRGDILHEPTVQIVRQLGILDLLEARGAARWRGSKIVDSAGSFSASSEVREAWLLNHAEMEAVFLEAAESAGTVVQRDRVRALEHGDDSRRGGWLLGTDDGATSARLVVGADGAESFTRQVLGIPLEDVHAYDNWIVVLHSPTPSWLETDHVWTLLHPEGTVWMLPTTPVGRHRVVLTVRRDEAREWMALSEAELGRQLERRDPGLGELKINKRGGSHVYRVKRQHARTYTGPRAALTGDAVHTIHPVGGQGLNIAIQDSAKLAELLGPVLLDSGASEQAFTDAFREYEHIRRPINTATMQVAHMGSQIAGPGREPYERAVEFYSKAASDPEWVRQYMAGFGGRLS, from the coding sequence GTGCACGACCACGAATGCGATGTCGCCGTCATCGGCGGAGGTTTGGCGGGTGCCGCCGCAGCTCTTGCATTTTCCCGGGAGGGATGTTCGGTGCGACTGTTCGAACGTCGCGATCTCGCCCGTGATCCGAACCGGGGCGACATCCTGCACGAGCCGACTGTGCAGATCGTGCGGCAGCTTGGCATCCTCGATCTGCTCGAGGCCCGGGGTGCCGCAAGGTGGCGCGGCAGCAAGATCGTGGATTCGGCCGGTAGCTTCTCCGCATCTTCCGAGGTCCGCGAGGCCTGGCTGCTCAACCACGCCGAGATGGAGGCGGTCTTTCTCGAAGCAGCCGAGTCGGCCGGCACGGTGGTTCAGAGGGATCGGGTGCGGGCACTGGAGCATGGCGACGATTCGCGCCGCGGCGGCTGGCTCCTGGGCACCGACGATGGGGCCACCAGCGCCCGGTTGGTTGTCGGCGCAGACGGCGCAGAGTCCTTTACTCGCCAGGTGCTCGGAATCCCCCTCGAGGATGTGCACGCCTACGACAACTGGATTGTGGTGTTGCACAGCCCAACTCCGTCCTGGCTGGAGACCGATCACGTGTGGACTCTGCTGCATCCTGAGGGGACGGTGTGGATGCTGCCGACCACCCCGGTCGGACGTCATCGGGTCGTGCTCACGGTGCGCCGCGACGAAGCCAGAGAATGGATGGCATTGAGTGAGGCCGAGCTCGGCAGGCAGCTCGAGCGGCGCGATCCTGGGCTAGGTGAGCTCAAAATTAACAAGCGCGGCGGCTCGCACGTCTACCGCGTCAAGCGTCAGCACGCGCGAACCTATACAGGCCCGCGGGCCGCGCTGACGGGCGACGCCGTGCACACCATCCATCCGGTGGGTGGCCAGGGGCTTAACATCGCCATTCAGGATTCGGCCAAATTGGCCGAGCTGCTCGGTCCCGTTTTGCTGGACTCGGGTGCCTCCGAGCAGGCTTTCACCGACGCGTTCAGAGAGTACGAGCACATCCGGCGACCGATCAACACCGCCACCATGCAGGTGGCTCATATGGGCTCGCAGATCGCCGGCCCGGGCCGGGAGCCCTACGAGCGGGCAGTCGAGTTCTATAGCAAGGCGGCATCGGACCCGGAGTGGGTGCGACAGTACATGGCCGGCTTCGGCGGACGGCTGAGCTGA
- a CDS encoding TetR/AcrR family transcriptional regulator, whose amino-acid sequence MEQAILDTAGDLFDRKGFNQTSLQDIADALGMARPSLYHYFNNREQILAAGIDQLIKQRDLMTKELRDLDGDPVERLTALMLGLGTLISEHPVWVRIALRDEAALPEDTRIRERDSRLMFFELLVQTLKEGAPLGHLRAHDERATALTIVSALSGLQGHYTATADMSPEGATRLTVDVILHGILDPTRRPGSPIERGLQLIREGTELIRRAGPTA is encoded by the coding sequence ATGGAACAGGCGATCCTGGACACCGCCGGGGATCTGTTCGACCGCAAAGGCTTCAACCAAACCAGCCTGCAGGACATCGCGGACGCGCTCGGGATGGCACGCCCTTCCCTTTACCACTACTTCAACAATCGGGAACAGATACTGGCCGCCGGTATCGACCAGTTGATCAAGCAGCGCGACCTGATGACCAAGGAATTGCGCGATCTTGATGGCGACCCGGTCGAGCGCCTCACCGCGCTCATGCTCGGCCTTGGCACCCTGATCAGTGAGCACCCTGTCTGGGTGCGCATCGCATTGCGCGACGAAGCGGCGCTCCCCGAGGACACCCGCATCCGCGAACGTGACTCCCGCTTGATGTTCTTCGAATTGCTGGTCCAGACGCTGAAGGAAGGCGCCCCACTCGGCCATCTTCGCGCGCACGACGAGCGCGCTACGGCATTGACCATCGTTTCTGCGCTCAGCGGACTCCAAGGCCACTACACGGCCACCGCCGACATGTCACCCGAAGGCGCCACCCGATTGACCGTCGACGTCATCCTGCACGGGATCCTGGATCCAACACGCCGGCCTGGCAGCCCGATCGAGCGCGGACTGCAACTGATTCGGGAGGGTACCGAGCTGATACGACGGGCCGGGCCGACAGCTTGA
- a CDS encoding FAD-dependent monooxygenase, with product MHGGHIGIIGAGIGGVTTAVSLQRIGMRVSVFERAPEIREVGAGMVVAGPSMRALDFLDLGDRVRAKAGKRPCGFFHMKHYASGATVQEARDVPGQELAYALHRADLHGVLMDAMLANDPECLHLGCEFADFSQDDDSVTITFANGNSATVDGLVGCDGVASVVRPAMFGPEPVVYTGMVSYRGLIPAALVTESVANENGSFYVGPDQMFLLYFVRGTEFMNVVAHARQPGWEEEGWSIPAERASLLGLYHDYCGVVHEVINAIPEENLFKWALRDRPTLDQWTLGRVSLLGDAAHPLLPFLGQGGNMAIEDGTVIGRCFEAADGVEEAFARYEATRKFRANAVQIISRQKAEELMAFADEEALPFRNTGGPPDYDPGTVPLATKEESVNHAPIEERQ from the coding sequence ATGCACGGAGGCCACATCGGAATCATCGGCGCCGGCATCGGCGGCGTGACTACTGCCGTGTCGTTACAGCGAATCGGCATGCGGGTCTCGGTGTTCGAGCGCGCCCCCGAGATTCGCGAGGTGGGCGCTGGCATGGTCGTGGCGGGCCCTTCGATGCGGGCGCTGGACTTCCTGGACCTCGGCGACCGAGTCAGGGCAAAGGCCGGAAAGCGGCCATGCGGCTTCTTCCATATGAAGCACTATGCATCTGGGGCTACGGTTCAGGAGGCACGCGACGTCCCCGGGCAAGAGCTTGCCTACGCGCTCCATCGGGCCGACCTACACGGAGTTCTGATGGATGCGATGCTCGCCAACGATCCCGAATGCCTGCACCTTGGTTGCGAGTTCGCCGATTTCAGCCAGGACGACGATTCCGTGACGATTACGTTCGCCAACGGTAATTCGGCAACCGTGGACGGCCTCGTCGGTTGCGACGGGGTGGCCTCGGTGGTGCGGCCGGCGATGTTCGGACCCGAGCCGGTCGTCTACACCGGCATGGTGTCCTACCGGGGGCTGATCCCGGCGGCGCTTGTGACCGAAAGTGTGGCGAACGAGAACGGCAGCTTCTACGTCGGCCCCGATCAGATGTTCCTGCTCTATTTTGTGCGCGGGACCGAGTTCATGAACGTGGTGGCCCACGCCCGCCAGCCCGGTTGGGAGGAGGAAGGCTGGTCGATCCCCGCCGAACGGGCTTCGCTGCTCGGGCTGTACCACGACTACTGCGGCGTCGTTCACGAGGTCATCAACGCCATCCCGGAGGAGAACCTTTTCAAGTGGGCGTTGCGCGACCGGCCGACCCTCGACCAGTGGACGCTCGGGAGGGTGTCGCTGCTCGGCGATGCCGCGCACCCGCTACTGCCCTTCTTGGGTCAGGGCGGGAACATGGCCATCGAGGACGGCACGGTGATCGGCCGCTGCTTCGAGGCGGCCGACGGCGTCGAGGAGGCCTTTGCCCGCTACGAGGCCACTCGGAAGTTCCGCGCCAACGCCGTACAGATCATCTCCCGTCAGAAAGCCGAAGAGCTGATGGCGTTTGCCGATGAAGAAGCCCTGCCGTTCCGCAACACAGGCGGCCCGCCCGATTATGACCCGGGCACCGTTCCCCTTGCGACGAAGGAAGAATCCGTCAATCACGCACCGATCGAGGAGAGGCAGTAA
- a CDS encoding VOC family protein, with protein sequence MHKVDELAYVGINANDLDVWSKYAQEVLGHEVAPDSDNSNLYLRMDERHHRFIVHPADNEPEDVSYVGWQVRNADVMDAIAGRLDAAGVNVIEGKPQEAAVRRVLGFVHFTDPHSGVRMELAYGPEVTFQPSYRPSRPISGFVTGAQGLGHFVTYVPDVLAAEKFYSDTMGFATSDAPSIPGVGQLASFMYCNSRHHSLAFFGNPQPRRRTYHVMLEHTSIDDVGSAFDICQSHGNVKVQLGRHNNDRMFSFYAENPSGWLFELGWGARTIDPETFSVEHFSIGVGNGMGEWGHAGLPESVF encoded by the coding sequence GTGCATAAAGTCGATGAGCTGGCGTACGTAGGCATCAACGCGAACGATCTCGACGTGTGGTCGAAGTATGCCCAGGAGGTGCTCGGGCACGAGGTCGCCCCTGACAGCGACAACAGCAACCTCTACTTACGCATGGACGAGCGCCACCACCGGTTCATCGTCCACCCGGCGGATAACGAACCCGAAGATGTCTCCTACGTCGGGTGGCAGGTGCGCAATGCCGACGTGATGGACGCCATTGCCGGCCGGTTGGACGCCGCGGGAGTCAACGTCATCGAAGGCAAGCCACAGGAAGCGGCGGTGCGGCGCGTGCTCGGCTTCGTGCATTTCACTGACCCGCACTCCGGAGTGCGCATGGAATTAGCGTACGGACCCGAGGTGACTTTCCAGCCGTCGTACCGTCCGTCGCGGCCGATCTCGGGGTTCGTCACCGGCGCGCAGGGCCTCGGCCACTTCGTCACCTACGTGCCCGACGTGTTGGCCGCCGAGAAGTTCTATAGCGACACAATGGGTTTCGCTACCTCGGATGCACCCAGCATCCCGGGCGTCGGCCAGCTCGCGTCGTTCATGTACTGCAACTCGCGGCACCACTCGCTGGCGTTCTTCGGAAATCCGCAGCCCCGACGCCGCACCTACCACGTGATGCTCGAACACACGAGCATCGACGACGTCGGTTCGGCGTTCGACATCTGCCAGTCGCACGGCAATGTGAAGGTTCAACTCGGTCGGCACAACAACGACCGGATGTTCTCGTTCTACGCCGAGAACCCCTCCGGGTGGCTGTTCGAACTTGGTTGGGGTGCCCGAACTATCGACCCTGAGACCTTCTCCGTCGAGCATTTCAGTATCGGTGTGGGAAACGGCATGGGCGAGTGGGGCCACGCCGGTCTGCCAGAATCGGTCTTTTGA
- a CDS encoding Abi-alpha family protein has translation MVGNTVQEVPLGNELLPLLANTERALVRTMREHLDSLDLAPAAQQPADDRPRTPTELLRALLDRSMYTRPDDSRDLLYMDLLSALVPDEARILAALSDGSAYPVVHIAEPGAGNNPAFVLQNASTIGRSAGVSLNRYTPLYLTRMLGLGLAQIGPEAPELYDDYEMLLTDPTVRAALGLARRGIRAARVIRRTVRMTDLGQELWEAIT, from the coding sequence TTGGTCGGCAACACCGTGCAAGAGGTGCCGCTGGGCAACGAGCTGCTGCCGCTACTTGCCAACACCGAACGCGCTCTCGTTCGTACGATGCGCGAACACCTCGACTCCCTCGACCTGGCGCCGGCGGCTCAGCAACCTGCGGACGACCGGCCGCGTACACCCACTGAGCTGCTGCGAGCGTTGTTGGATCGCTCGATGTACACCAGACCCGACGATAGCCGCGATCTGCTCTACATGGATCTGCTCAGCGCGCTCGTCCCCGATGAGGCGCGCATTCTCGCGGCGTTGTCCGACGGGTCTGCCTATCCCGTCGTTCACATCGCCGAACCCGGAGCCGGCAACAACCCGGCATTCGTCCTGCAGAACGCGTCGACCATCGGGCGCTCGGCCGGCGTCTCGCTAAACCGTTACACACCGCTTTATCTCACCCGCATGCTCGGCCTCGGTTTAGCGCAAATCGGCCCCGAGGCTCCGGAACTCTACGACGACTACGAGATGCTGCTCACCGACCCGACGGTACGTGCCGCCTTGGGCCTTGCAAGGCGAGGTATACGGGCGGCCCGGGTGATCCGCCGGACGGTCCGTATGACCGATCTCGGGCAGGAACTGTGGGAGGCGATCACGTGA